From one Mya arenaria isolate MELC-2E11 chromosome 4, ASM2691426v1 genomic stretch:
- the LOC128232783 gene encoding coiled-coil domain-containing protein 42 homolog isoform X1, whose translation MAVSLEEYFRTTFEDKLLVKMPEREDDHLTPATRLLEKRREMAEVEQALAAQKEEFQMKMESLQQRREELERKEYQLKKSLLQFDKFLKDNDSKKARAVKKANDEREMKRQKEKEIEKLKVETDDFNKNKEKLKRKLENYSVFHKYMEKALERGEEFHEMRDVIARYDTLTATHEDLLKSDQKNQDVIERHRQNLMKYVEEKDNEILGFNNQLSSLQTRLDDAQSDAVKWESQWTHIKNTAAKKTLELGRIKMATHNLYQLVKRHQKQAAGAEETPDQLNQIQMFIQDLTLITNEIKRMELAGTSIIPPSSS comes from the exons ATGGCGGTCAGCCTTGAAGAATACTTCAGAACAACCTTTGAGGATAAACTCCTCGT taaaatgcCAGAAAGGGAGGATGACCACCTCACCCCTGCAACTCGACTCCTGGAAAAAAGGAGAGAAATGGCAGAGGTTGAACAGGCGCTTGCAGCACAGAAAGAG gaatttcaaatgaaaatggaGAGTTTACAACAAAGAAGAGAAGAACTTGAGAGGAAAGAATACCAACTGAAAAAGTCATTGcttcaatttgacaaattttTGAAG gaCAATGATTCTAAAAAAGCGAGAGCAGTTAAAAAAGCAAATGATGAAAGAGAAATGAAAAGACaaaaagagaaagaaatagaaaa ATTGAAAGTGGAAACAGATGATTTCAACAAGAACAAAGAAAAACTTAAGCGTAAGCTTGAGAACTACTCAGTATTTCACAAGTACATGGAGAAAGCGTTAGAGAGAGGTGAAGAGTTTCATGAGATGAGAGACGTTATTGCGAGATACGACACACTTACTGCCACACATGAA GACCTATTGAAAAGTGATCAGAAAAACCAAGATGTGATAGAACGACACCGACAAAACCTGATGAAATACGTAGAG GAGAAGGATAATGAGATCTTAGGCTTCAACAATCAGCTGTCCAGCCTTCAGACACGACTTGATGATGCACAGAGTGATGCTGTTAAGTGGGAATCACAGTGGACCCACATCAAAAACACTGCCGCCAAGAAAACACTGGAGCTCGGAAgaattaaaat GGCGACCCACAACTTGTACCAGTTGGTGAAGAGACATCAGAAGCAGGCTGCCGGTGCTGAGGAAACACCAGATCAGTTGAACCAG ATTCAGATGTTTATTCAGGATTTGACTCTGATCACCAATGAAATCAAACGCATGGAGCTCGCCGGCACGTCAATTATTCCCCCATCTTCGAGCTAA
- the LOC128232783 gene encoding coiled-coil domain-containing protein 42 homolog isoform X2, which yields MAVSLEEYFRTTFEDKLLVKMPEREDDHLTPATRLLEKRREMAEVEQALAAQKEEFQMKMESLQQRREELERKEYQLKKSLLQFDKFLKDNDSKKARAVKKANDEREMKRQKEKEIEKLKVETDDFNKNKEKLKRKLENYSVFHKYMEKALERGEEFHEMRDVIARYDTLTATHEDLLKSDQKNQDVIERHRQNLMKYVEEKDNEILGFNNQLSSLQTRLDDAQSDAVKWESQWTHIKNTAAKKTLELGRIKMATHNLYQLVKRHQKQAAGAEETPDQLNQIQMFLEDLTDIVHDLKRQDTLTTSVGPSSS from the exons ATGGCGGTCAGCCTTGAAGAATACTTCAGAACAACCTTTGAGGATAAACTCCTCGT taaaatgcCAGAAAGGGAGGATGACCACCTCACCCCTGCAACTCGACTCCTGGAAAAAAGGAGAGAAATGGCAGAGGTTGAACAGGCGCTTGCAGCACAGAAAGAG gaatttcaaatgaaaatggaGAGTTTACAACAAAGAAGAGAAGAACTTGAGAGGAAAGAATACCAACTGAAAAAGTCATTGcttcaatttgacaaattttTGAAG gaCAATGATTCTAAAAAAGCGAGAGCAGTTAAAAAAGCAAATGATGAAAGAGAAATGAAAAGACaaaaagagaaagaaatagaaaa ATTGAAAGTGGAAACAGATGATTTCAACAAGAACAAAGAAAAACTTAAGCGTAAGCTTGAGAACTACTCAGTATTTCACAAGTACATGGAGAAAGCGTTAGAGAGAGGTGAAGAGTTTCATGAGATGAGAGACGTTATTGCGAGATACGACACACTTACTGCCACACATGAA GACCTATTGAAAAGTGATCAGAAAAACCAAGATGTGATAGAACGACACCGACAAAACCTGATGAAATACGTAGAG GAGAAGGATAATGAGATCTTAGGCTTCAACAATCAGCTGTCCAGCCTTCAGACACGACTTGATGATGCACAGAGTGATGCTGTTAAGTGGGAATCACAGTGGACCCACATCAAAAACACTGCCGCCAAGAAAACACTGGAGCTCGGAAgaattaaaat GGCGACCCACAACTTGTACCAGTTGGTGAAGAGACATCAGAAGCAGGCTGCCGGTGCTGAGGAAACACCAGATCAGTTGAACCAG ATTCAGATGTTCTTGGAAGATTTAACAGACATTGTGCACGACCTGAAACGCCAGGATACATTGACCACCTCAGTTGGCCCCTCCTCCAGCTAG